The window CTCCATTAGCCTAGAACAGCAAGGATAAGTCAAGTCTCTCATACTTCTGATACCTGTAGTTCATCCCTATATTCATTTCCATCTGGCTGGCTACGAGAAAAACACAAAACGATTCATCTCAAGCAGGAGAATCTAGAAAACAAGCTAAAAGCCCTTTTTCTCTACAGTCAAGGAAAACAACCAACCCTTTATCTCCGAAAGCCAGACCTTTACTTGCACCTCCAGTTCCAACCTAGCATAACTTGTCTTTTGTCGAGTGTTGTCCGTTAAACTATAATTTAGCCAAATTTGCTTTCAAATCTACTTTTGGTGGACAAATATTCCTTGATGAGCCTTTTATAAAGTCAAGCAACACTTGCACATCGACAGAGTTTGACAACTGTTTCAAGTAGCTCTCCAAACCTTTATCTCCCTTATTCAGAAAGGTCACAAACGCGGTTCTCAGGACTGAGATCCTCTCAGATGGCCATTCCCGCCGTCTCAACCCTTCATCATTCAAGCCTACTGTCATCGCTCTGTTTCCGATAACGgtagaaaaaggcaaaacatCCCTGGTGACCATACTTCCTCCGCCGACAAATGCCAGCTGACCAATCCGACAAAATTGATGAATGCCAGCTTGTCCAGAAACAATGGCACCTCTGCCAACAGAGACGTGACCAGCTAACCCAGCTCCGGTAGCGAGCACCACATCGTCATCAATCTGGCAGTCGTGGCCGATGTGGACGTTGGTCATTATATAACATCGGTTTCCGACACGCGTAATACCGTCTCCGTCAGCTGTGCCTATATGTATTGACACAAACTCCCTGATGATGGTTTTGTTCCCAATGACTAGAGCAGTGTTTTCACCAGAGTACTTCTTGTCTTGCGGCGGTCCACCCAAGACAGCATATGGATATACTTTGCAGTTCTTGCCTAGTGACGTTGACGATAGAATCGTTACGTTGGAGACAAGCTCTGTGCCATCTCCAATAGTCACATTAGATCCAACATGGCAAAAAGGGCCAATTTTGACGTTGTGTCCGAGGATACAGCTGCTGTCGAGTAGGCTCGTGGGATGGACAAAGGTATTTTGAGGTTGTATAAGTGTGTCCATGATGAAAAGCACAGCGAAGATCGATAATCGCGATCCCAATAGGGATCTATTGGATTCAAGTCGTGCAATTCGTATCCTTTCCGTTCATCTAAACTGGGAGCCTCCTATGTTATAGCAGGTACGCAGAAGGCGGAGTTCTTTAAAGAGCCAAGACGGGCCGCGATATGGCGGGATAGATCCCGCATCCTTGAATAAATAGTGCTTACACAACAATGTCAGCTGTTAAATAGTGCTACTTGGAGACGTCCTTGTCCTCTATTCTGCTTGGGCAAGTGATCTAAGTTACTCGCATGACAGACCATTCCCTGGAGTCTAGTTTACATCGCAAGCGGCTTGTAGAAAAACAGGGATCGAAAAGGTAGTTGATTAACACAAATTAGAATGATACGCACCCGAGGGTGGCAATGTATCCTCCATGACATTGTTCGTATGGCTTAATGTACGCGTATACTATTCAGTTCACAACCCCCATCTTTTTACCAACACTTGCATGGATGGCAGATATTTATCATCAGACGTATTTTTGGATCAATTTCAGCCTCACGTAACTGCGTCTGTAATCCCAGAGGCTAAGCATTGAGGAGAGCTAGCCAGCAACAGTAATCATCTTTTCCGAAGCCATGCATCTTCGGCCCCCAAATTCTCCAACAATATGTCGTGC is drawn from Trichoderma atroviride chromosome 7, complete sequence and contains these coding sequences:
- a CDS encoding uncharacterized protein (EggNog:ENOG41); its protein translation is MDTLIQPQNTFVHPTSLLDSSCILGHNVKIGPFCHVGSNVTIGDGTELVSNVTILSSTSLGKNCKVYPYAVLGGPPQDKKYSGENTALVIGNKTIIREFVSIHIGTADGDGITRVGNRCYIMTNVHIGHDCQIDDDVVLATGAGLAGHVSVGRGAIVSGQAGIHQFCRIGQLAFVGGGSMVTRDVLPFSTVIGNRAMTVGLNDEGLRRREWPSERISVLRTAFVTFLNKGDKGLESYLKQLSNSVDVQVLLDFIKGSSRNICPPKVDLKANLAKL